In Drosophila simulans strain w501 chromosome 3R, Prin_Dsim_3.1, whole genome shotgun sequence, a single window of DNA contains:
- the LOC27206437 gene encoding phenoloxidase-activating factor 2: protein MNGFLRLLVLICAVSKLSAQILNDSEEEENVRRNLLKVFGESPKSVHDSTNCQCVPYNQCDPALYRILDIQEIHCPYMRILCCPFNKSRSISSTKPRRGCGIRNVGGLNNIQYGIEYKSEFGEFPWTVAVLNSGNYSFAGTLIHPRVVLTAAHRVQNWGIYTVRAGILDLKSNFKFLHAQEIRVLKIIEHPTFSPVSFQNDAALLILEQSFELNDHINVICLPDQGAAPAPTSVCYANGWGKNEYDDSVGYSTRMKRIPLNICIDRFGQPIYLHTSFLCAAGLRSQYLGDGDGGGPLACPLENPRENRYQLSGILSSKFVNLVGLVSDVSSMRNWIDQEMTANNFDISYYTA, encoded by the coding sequence ATGAACGGATTCTTAAGACTTTTGGTCTTAATTTGTGCTGTTTCAAAACTGAGCGCccaaatattaaatgattCTGAAGAAGAGGAAAATGTGAGAAGGAAccttttaaaagtttttggtGAAAGTCCAAAAAGTGTGCACGATTCTACAAATTGCCAGTGTGTGCCTTATAACCAATGTGATCCAGCATTGTATCGTATTTTGGATATTCAAGAGATCCACTGTCCATATATGAGGATACTATGTTGTCCCTTCAATAAATCCCGTTCAATCTCGAGCACAAAGCCAAGACGAGGCTGTGGAATTCGCAATGTCGGTGGTTTAAACAATATCCAATATGGCATTGAGTATAAATCCGAATTTGGCGAATTTCCCTGGACAGTGGCTGTCCTGAATTCCGGTAACTATTCCTTTGCAGGCACACTTATTCATCCGCGGGTGGTTTTGACCGCCGCCCACAGAGTTCAAAATTGGGGAATCTATACGGTTCGTGCTGGGATATTGGACTTAAAATCCAATTTTAAGTTTCTACATGCTCAAGAGATAAGGGTGCTAAAAATTATAGAGCATCCCACATTCAGTCCAGTCAGCTTTCAGAATGATGCGGCACTTCTAATCCTCGAGCAATCGTTCGAACTGAACGATCATATCAATGTGATATGTCTACCTGACCAAGGAGCTGCTCCAGCACCCACCTCAGTGTGCTATGCCAATGGATGGGGCAAGAATGAATACGATGACTCGGTCGGATACTCAACCAGGATGAAACGGATTCCACTGAACATTTGTATCGATCGATTTGGACAGCCGATTTACCTGCACACATCCTTCCTATGCGCTGCAGGCCTGCGAAGCCAGTATTtaggcgatggcgatggtggtgGACCGCTGGCCTGTCCCCTTGAAAATCCCCGGGAAAATCGCTACCAGCTTAGTGGCATTTTGTCGTCAAAATTCGTCAACTTGGTAGGGCTCGTGTCCGACGTATCCTCGATGCGAAATTGGATTGACCAGGAAATGACTGCCAATAATTTTGATATATCTTACTATACCGCCTGA